The segment GACGCTGACCGTGCTGGTCTGCACCAGACCGGCGGTCGGCACGGCGTCCAGGACGTCGCTGGGCTCGACGTGGCCGTCACGGCCAGCCTTCGGGGTCAGCAGCCAGATCACGCCGTCCTCGGACAGCTGCCTGCGCGCGTCGATGAGGGCGTTGGCAAGATCACCGTCATCCTCGCGCCACCAGAGGAGCACGACGTCTACGACGTCGTCGGAGTCCTCCGGGACAAGGTCGGTGCCACTCGAGGTCGTGACGGCGTCCAGGAGGTCCTGGGCGATGTCATCGTCCTCGTTGAGTGACTGGACCAAGGTCCCGGCCACGACTCCCAGACGTTCCGCACGGCGCTGACCCTCGGCGTTCGCCGCGGTCGGACTCACCCTCCGCTACCTCCTGCTCGTCTACACGACGCTCCGCGGTCGCGGGGCGCCCCGGTCGTGGGCGGACCGGTTCGGCGACGATCCGCTCACGCGACCCGCCGTGGGCCTAGTCCACCGGACCACCCGGTGGGTGCGCAAGTGCCACGCCGGGGGTTGTGGACAAGCAGGGGGATGCCGGCCGTTCCACAACGATCTCCGCTGACACAATCTCGCTACCCCGGGGCCGCCTCGTCAACCCGTCCCACGAAACCCACCGACACGATCCCACCATCGATCCAACCTGCGGGTATGTGATGTCGGACGTCTCCTGACCGTTCTGATGATCCCAGGTCCGGCGCCGGGGTGGGCGCACTGGCCGGACTTTGCCCGCCGGGCGGAGCCGACCGGGCCGGTCGACGGAGCCGACCGGCCCGGTCGGCCGCGCGGGAACCCCGGTCAGCCGCGCAGGAAGGAGAACCGGACGGTCCGCTCGAGGTTGTCCACATTGAGGTCGACGAGGGCCACCGACTGCCAGGTGCCGAGCGCGAGCCGCCCGTCCAGGACGGGAACGGTCAGGGATGGCGGGATGATGGCCGGCATCACGTGTGAGCGGCCGTGCCCACGGGAGCCGTGGGCGTGTCTCCAGCGGTCGTCGGCGGGCAGCAGGTCGGCCAGGGCGGCGAGGAGGTCGTCGTCGCTGCCGGCGCCCAGCTCGAGGATGGCCACGCCTGCCGTCGCGTGCGGGACGAAGACGGACAGCAGTCCGTCACCGTGGCCGGCGACGAACTCGGCCGCCGGCTCGGTGAGGTCGACGACCCGTTCGTCGCGCCCCGTCCGCACCGTCATCGTCTTCGTCTCCACGGTGGCGTCCTCCCTCGGCCTCCCCCGGCGGGCGTCCACAACTCGGGCGCACGTATCCACAACCATCCCGCACCTGTCGGTGCGACCGGCCCGCGCCACCCCGGCGCCCGGCCGGCGGCCCGCGCAGGTGGGCCGTGTCCAGGTGCTGGTCAGACGGCCGTCGCGGCGTGTTCACCGGCGCGCCACCGCCTCGGTGCCAGACCACCAACAACTGCCTGTGCCGA is part of the Parafrankia discariae genome and harbors:
- a CDS encoding DUF3052 domain-containing protein; this translates as MSPTAANAEGQRRAERLGVVAGTLVQSLNEDDDIAQDLLDAVTTSSGTDLVPEDSDDVVDVVLLWWREDDGDLANALIDARRQLSEDGVIWLLTPKAGRDGHVEPSDVLDAVPTAGLVQTSTVSVAAEWAGMRLAAPKSQRVRHR
- a CDS encoding secondary thiamine-phosphate synthase enzyme YjbQ, coding for MTVRTGRDERVVDLTEPAAEFVAGHGDGLLSVFVPHATAGVAILELGAGSDDDLLAALADLLPADDRWRHAHGSRGHGRSHVMPAIIPPSLTVPVLDGRLALGTWQSVALVDLNVDNLERTVRFSFLRG